GCGAAATCTACACCGCCGAACAGCTTTACGAAATGGGTGTGGTGGACATTTTGGCCGAAAAAAACTGCGGTCGGCAGGAAGTGCTGCGCTATATCGAGCGCGCTGAAAAATCCCCCAACAGCCACCGCGCCATGCGCCGGGTAAAAGATTACTGCAACCCCGTTTCCTATCAAGAGCTTGCAGACATCACCGCCATCTGGGTCGATGCCGCGCTCAAGCTGGGCGGGCGCGATTTGCAGGTAATGGCGCATCTGCTGCACAAACAGGGCAATAAATTCGCAAACTCCGCCAATCTGCCAAAATAAATACAAAACGGCAGAACCGGGCGGCAACCGGCCCGCTGTAAAGCAAACGCTGCCATGATGTGAAAACAAGCTGCGGTAAGGCGCAGCCCGCAATCTTCGCAGAGGCCGTCTGAAACCCCAATATTTTCAGACGGCCTCAAATACAGAAAACCCCGGCGTTGTGTACGCTTTCCGTTTTTTGCCTGAAGCGCATTTTAGAATTTTTGAAGCTTGCCGAGCATGCCCAAAGGCGCGGCAACGCCGTGCCTTTCCCAAGCCTGCCCCAAAACCACAAAGCCATTATTTCAGCAGAACAAAGCCGCGCGGCATAGAAAAAAGAAGCAACCCGCCTTTTCCGGCGTTGAGGCCGTCTGAAATGTTCAGACGGCCCCAAACTTGATATTGCGCCCCATACAGAGCGCATTTCTTACCAACGAAAAGCCCTTGCAAACCTATCCCCAGCCGTCTGAAAAACTATACAGCGCGGTTTTTCCCGCCCGCACAGAAATAACGGCAGACAAACTTTTTTGCGGAGCTTGTCCAATTCTGCCCGAGTTATCGGCCTTTCAACCGTATCTATTCCATAAAAACAGGCAGCCGCCCGCCGAAAAGCAGAAACAGGGCGGATAAACGCAAACGGTACAGCAAAGCGGTTAAAGCCATTATTAAGCAGCAGCCATAAACCAATCAAACCGTTAATCGCTATGACTCCAAGCCAAACCCTTCCCAAACGCCGGAAACACCAAGCAAATTAGACAAAAAGTATTATTTATTGGATTATTTTTCAAACGCAAACAAACTTTCTTTAAATTTATTGCCGTTTTGTCTGATTTATGTATAATCGCTACATATCCCACACTACCGAAACAAAATTAGACAAAGGCACCCCATGCAATTAGACATCGACCGCTTAATCGCCTATTTCGGCGGCGTAAACGCCCTGGCCGAAGCCCTGAAAGCACACGATCCCGAAAACGCCGCCAGCACGGCGGCCATCTACAAATGGCGCACCCGCGGTTCGCTGCCGCTGGCGCAGTTGCAAAAACTCACCGCCCTGGCCGAAGCGCAAGGCCGCCCTTTGGATTTGAACGCCTTTTTACAGCAACACACCACCCTGGAGAAACAAACCATGCCCCAAAACAACCGCGTTATCATTTTCGACACCACCCTGCGCGACGGCGAACAGTCGCCCGGTGCCGCCATGAGCAAAGAAGAAAAAGTGCGCATTGCCCGCCAGCTTGAAAAGCTGGGAGTGGATGTGATTGAAGCGGGCTTTGCCGCCGCCAGCCCCGGCGATTTTGAAGCGGTAAACGAAATCGCCAAAACGCTCACCCGCGCCACCGTCTGCTCGCTGGCGCGCGCGGTTGAAAACGACATCCGCAAAGCGGGCGAAGCCGTTGCCCCTGCCGCCAACCGCCGCATCCACACCTTTATCGCCACCAGCCCCATCCACATGGAACACAAGCTGAAAATGAAACCGGCCAAAGTGGTGGAGGCTGCCGTGAAAGCTGTGAAAACCGCCAAAGAATACACCGATGATGTTGAATTTTCGTGCGAAGACGCGCTACGTTCCGAAATCGGCTTTCTCGCCGAAGTCTGCGGCGCGGTGATTGAAGCAGGCGCCACCACCATCAACATTCCCGACACCGTAGGCTATTCGGTTCCCCACAAAACCGAAGAATTTTTCCGCGAGCTGATTGCCAAAACCCCCGGCAGCAGCAAAGTGGTGTGGTCGGCACACTGCCACAACGATTTGGGGCTGGCCGTTGCCAACTCGCTGGCGGCATTGAAAGGCGGCGCGCGCCAGGTAGAATGCACCGTTAACGGTTTGGGCGAGCGCGCCGGCAACGCTGCCATCGAAGAAATCGTAATGGCGCTGAAAACCCGCAGCGATGTTTTCGGCTTGGAAACCGGCATCGACACCACCCAAATCGTGCCTTCTTCCAAACTCGTGTCCACCATAACCGGCTACCCCGTGCAACCCAACAAAGCCATTGTCGGCGCCAACGCTTTCGCGCACGAATCGGGCATCCACCAAGACGGCGTGCTCAAACACCGCGAAACCTACGAAATCATGTCGGCCGAATCGGTGGGCTGGGCGGCCAACCGCCTGAGCCTGGGCAAACTTTCCGGCCGCAACGCCTTTAAAACCAAGCTTGCCGACCTGGGCATCGGGCTGGGCAGCGAAGAGGCCTTAAATGCCGCTTTCGCCCGCTTTAAAGAGCTGGCCGACAAAAAACGCGAAATCTTCGATGAAGACCTGCACGCGCTGGTTTCCGATGAAATGCACAGCCTTGCCCAAGATGCCTATAAATTTGTGTCGCAGCGCATCATCACCGAAACCGGCGAAGAGCCGCGCGCGCAAATCGTATTCAGCGTGAAAGGCGAAGAAAAACAGGCCGAAGCCACCGGCTCAGGCCCCGTAGATGCCATCTTTAAAGCCATCGAAAGCGTGGCAGACAGCGGTGCCGTCCTACAGCTTTATTCGGTGAACGCCGTAACCGAAGGCACCGAGAGCCAGGGCGAAACCAGCGTGCGCCTTGCGCGCGGCGGCCGCGTGGTCAACGGGCAGGGAGCCGACACCGATGTGCTGGCGGCCACCGCCAAAGCCTATCTTTCCGCCCTGAGCAAGCTGGAATTCGGTGCTGCAAAAGTGAAAGCACAAGGCGGTATTTAAACCGCCCGCTGCGCAATCCCGCCCGGCGCACCCACCGCATCACTCCGCTTGCCGACTTTGCCGTGCCTTAAACGGCAACCCCAAACGAGCAGTCATGCCCAAGGCCGTCTGAAACCTCTTTCAGACGGCCTGATATTTTATAACATTTTAAAATATAAACAGAAAAATAAATCAACCGCGCAAATGCCCCCCGGCGGCCATACTCCCGATATTGGCGGCAGACCCGCATGGTTTCGCCACAGGCAGGCCGTCTTCAAAAACCCGGGCTCCGCCATCAACTTTGCAAGCCTGCTGCGCTGCCCCCTGCAAGGCGGGAATCCGGTATGGGAACCGTCAATCATTGTATTTCCATAACTCACGAAATAACGGTCAAACTCCCGCCTGCGCAGGAATGACGGTATCCAAACATTTCAGACGGCTTTTTTCAGACGGCTTTTTAAGAGATTTCTGCAAAAGTATCAGGCCGTCTGAAAGCCTGATTGCAATGGTTTTCAGACGGCCTGATAACGCCCGGCAACGGTTTATGCCGGGCGGGGCTGAATACGATGCTTAAACAACGCTGGCGCGTGCCGCCAGGCTTTAGCCGCGCCCTCCACCGGCGGCGGCAGTTTTCCGCGCACTTGGACGTGATAGCGGTTGAGCCGTTGCCGAAACCGCAGGCTCTAAAAAACAGCAGGCTAAAGGCCGTCTGAACATTTTTTCAGACGGCCTTATTTTATTTTCATCAAGGCATGAAATATTGATTAAAGCAAATTCCAACCTGAACATATCTCCTGCGGCCGTCTGAAATTCTGATTCCGCCTGCTTTCAGACGGCCTAAATGAATTTTGCAAAAGTTTCTGCCTGACAACGGTTATGCGGGTTTGGCGGGTACGCGCGGCTCAAACGGCGGCGGTGCGCGCTTCCAACCAGGCTTTTGCCGCGCCCTCCACCAGCGGCAGCAGTTTTTCGCGCACTTGGGCGTGATAGCGGTTGAGCCATTCGGTTTCGGCAGCCGTCATCAAATCCTTATCCACCAGGCGGGTGTCGATCGGGCACAGGGTAACGGTTTCGAAACACAAAAAGCGGCCGAACGCAGCTTCGGCGGGGTTTTCCACCGGCTGGTTTACCACCAGGTTTTCAATGCGTATGCCCCATTGCTGCGGGCGGTAGAGGCCGGGTTCGTTGGAGCTGAGCATGCCGGCCTTCATGGCATGGCCGGGATTGGGGGCGGCATGATAGGAAATCACCTGCGGCCCTTCATGCACGTTGAGAAAATAGCCCACGCCGTGCCCCGTGCCGTGGCCGTAGTCGCATTGCGCCTGCCACAGCGGTGCGCGGCAAAGGGCATCAATCATCGGTGCGGGAATATTTTCGGGGAACACTGCCTGCGCCAGCGCGATATGGGCTTTGAGCACCAGCGTGAAATCGCGCTTTTGCGCGGCACTCGGCGTGCCGACAGGCATCACGCGGGTAATGTCTGTAGTGCCGCCCTGATATTGGCCGCCTGA
This genomic interval from Neisseria musculi contains the following:
- a CDS encoding 2-isopropylmalate synthase — translated: MQLDIDRLIAYFGGVNALAEALKAHDPENAASTAAIYKWRTRGSLPLAQLQKLTALAEAQGRPLDLNAFLQQHTTLEKQTMPQNNRVIIFDTTLRDGEQSPGAAMSKEEKVRIARQLEKLGVDVIEAGFAAASPGDFEAVNEIAKTLTRATVCSLARAVENDIRKAGEAVAPAANRRIHTFIATSPIHMEHKLKMKPAKVVEAAVKAVKTAKEYTDDVEFSCEDALRSEIGFLAEVCGAVIEAGATTINIPDTVGYSVPHKTEEFFRELIAKTPGSSKVVWSAHCHNDLGLAVANSLAALKGGARQVECTVNGLGERAGNAAIEEIVMALKTRSDVFGLETGIDTTQIVPSSKLVSTITGYPVQPNKAIVGANAFAHESGIHQDGVLKHRETYEIMSAESVGWAANRLSLGKLSGRNAFKTKLADLGIGLGSEEALNAAFARFKELADKKREIFDEDLHALVSDEMHSLAQDAYKFVSQRIITETGEEPRAQIVFSVKGEEKQAEATGSGPVDAIFKAIESVADSGAVLQLYSVNAVTEGTESQGETSVRLARGGRVVNGQGADTDVLAATAKAYLSALSKLEFGAAKVKAQGGI